The following are encoded in a window of Verrucomicrobiia bacterium genomic DNA:
- the tyrS gene encoding tyrosine--tRNA ligase, giving the protein MNILEDLQWRGLMADCTDLPGLQERLARGPITLYCGFDPTADSLHVGNLVPLLALRRFQLAGHHPIALAGGATGCIGDPSGKTQERQLLSREAIAHNIACIKEQLKRLLDFGVAGNPARLVDNADWMGPITFLDFLRDVGKHFSVNAMIAKESVRARMEDRDSGISYTEFSYMLLQAYDFYHLRRELNCELQIGGSDQWGNITAGIDLARKKLGVTLFGLTLPLITNADGSKFGKSLSGAVYLDPQKTSVYRFYQFWIRTDDRDVIRYLKYFTFLRREEIEVLEQKHLANPGAREAHRALAWAMTELIHGASAAQEAVRASEVLFGGDLTGISAATFREILGEAPTREVPCTLLQGQGWPLVEAVVASGLSSSKSQARKDIESGGIYLNNVRTADVHRHLTGGDLLFDQFLLLRKGKKNYVILVFQ; this is encoded by the coding sequence ATGAATATTTTGGAAGATTTGCAATGGCGCGGATTGATGGCCGATTGTACCGATCTGCCTGGCCTCCAGGAACGCCTGGCCCGTGGCCCAATCACGCTTTACTGCGGATTTGATCCGACGGCGGACAGCCTGCATGTCGGCAATCTGGTGCCCCTGCTGGCCCTGCGGCGCTTTCAACTGGCAGGGCATCACCCCATTGCTCTCGCTGGTGGCGCCACCGGCTGCATTGGCGATCCCAGTGGCAAAACCCAGGAACGCCAGCTTTTGTCGCGCGAAGCTATCGCTCACAACATCGCCTGCATCAAAGAGCAGCTCAAGCGTTTGCTGGATTTCGGCGTAGCCGGCAACCCGGCGCGGCTGGTGGATAATGCCGACTGGATGGGGCCTATAACTTTTTTGGACTTCCTGCGTGATGTCGGCAAACACTTTTCTGTCAACGCCATGATTGCCAAGGAAAGTGTGCGCGCCCGCATGGAGGATCGCGACAGCGGCATCAGCTATACGGAGTTCAGCTACATGCTTCTGCAGGCGTACGATTTTTATCACTTGCGCCGCGAATTAAACTGCGAGCTGCAGATCGGCGGCAGTGACCAATGGGGCAATATCACCGCCGGCATTGACCTCGCCCGCAAAAAACTGGGCGTCACCCTCTTTGGCCTCACTCTTCCCCTCATCACCAATGCCGATGGCTCAAAATTTGGAAAATCGTTAAGCGGAGCCGTCTACTTGGACCCCCAAAAGACCAGCGTCTATCGTTTCTACCAGTTCTGGATTCGCACGGATGACCGTGACGTTATTCGCTACTTGAAGTATTTTACTTTTCTGCGCCGGGAAGAAATTGAAGTGCTCGAGCAGAAGCACCTGGCCAACCCTGGCGCACGGGAGGCCCACCGGGCTTTGGCTTGGGCTATGACGGAATTGATCCACGGAGCGTCCGCCGCCCAGGAAGCCGTCCGTGCCAGCGAGGTGTTGTTCGGCGGAGACCTGACGGGCATTTCGGCTGCAACCTTCCGGGAGATTCTGGGGGAAGCACCCACCCGCGAGGTGCCGTGCACTCTGCTTCAGGGCCAGGGATGGCCGTTGGTGGAAGCCGTTGTTGCCTCCGGCCTGAGCTCCTCCAAAAGCCAGGCACGCAAAGACATCGAAAGCGGCGGCATTTACCTCAACAACGTAAGAACTGCCGATGTGCACCGGCATTTGACAGGCGGTGATTTGCTCTTCGATCAATTCCTGCTGCTCCGCAAAGGCAAAAAAAATTACGTCATCCTCGTCTTTCAATAA
- a CDS encoding PAS domain-containing protein: MSMSSSFTSTHSTDASVESHRLCEDALEVLDTAVVVIGTDGRIMRANRTWHRLLNKLGWTLPLNGEADDYFTLLTRATGPAASLWQRQIAAVLQNPVTEGRIELLWQGVQTACWLWMCARAFHSDGHLYVLVSHLDVTARKNAEESHRNFVALYHSLVDNLPVHLYRKDVQGRFTFANQRFCHDLGRSLEEVVGKTDADLFAPSEASRKAAEDRVVIHRHTTIESIEEVTTPEGQKRFYHCIKTPVCDAHGEVIGIQGLQWDVTEQKRAEERVRAQAELLDLAHEAILVRDLQGRIQYWNKGAERIYGWTAQEATGHSASELFASHSDEFHQRLEDLWRQGQWQGELRHLTKDRREVVVASRWSLVRDAMGQPKAILVIDTDITEKKQLEAQFLRAQRLDGIGQLAGGIAHDLNNILSPILMGTSILKDTLPEGESRSLLEVMESSARRGAGIVNQILTFTRGIQGEKLAVQTRHLFKEVENILRETFPKSITTRVTSPRDLHLIHGNPTQLHQVLINLCVNARDAMPQGGQLTLSAMNVELTAEQLPAHPEARPGSYIRWTVEDTGSGIPPEIIGRIFDPFFTTKAPGKGTGLGLSTVLGIVRNHQGFIMVHSELGRGTRFDIYFPAAQQADAPLPPPPPLPPPGKGELILFVDDEANVRELATTFLTRSNYRVLTARDGAEALDLLQEIQEPVHLVITDLIMPNMDGLALVQALKALRPNLPILVCTGYGEEKLTQGLYDLGISEFIPKPYSVRELANHVRRVLNHPAEQGPLP; encoded by the coding sequence ATGAGCATGTCCTCCTCCTTCACCAGCACTCATTCAACGGATGCGTCCGTTGAGTCCCACAGGCTCTGCGAGGATGCGCTGGAAGTTCTGGATACCGCCGTGGTGGTCATCGGCACGGATGGCCGGATCATGCGCGCCAATCGAACCTGGCATCGCCTGCTGAATAAACTGGGATGGACTTTACCGCTTAATGGCGAAGCCGATGATTATTTTACCCTTTTGACCCGCGCCACCGGCCCGGCCGCTTCCCTTTGGCAACGCCAGATCGCTGCCGTCCTGCAGAATCCGGTCACCGAAGGACGCATTGAACTGCTATGGCAGGGTGTACAAACCGCGTGCTGGTTGTGGATGTGCGCCCGAGCCTTCCACAGCGACGGTCATTTATACGTTCTCGTCAGCCATCTGGATGTTACCGCCCGCAAAAATGCCGAGGAAAGCCACCGCAATTTTGTGGCGCTTTATCACAGCCTCGTGGACAATCTGCCGGTCCACCTGTATCGCAAGGATGTTCAGGGCCGCTTCACTTTTGCCAACCAGCGCTTTTGTCATGATCTGGGCCGTTCGCTGGAGGAAGTAGTGGGCAAAACAGACGCCGATTTGTTCGCCCCGTCTGAAGCCTCACGGAAGGCTGCCGAGGACCGTGTGGTCATCCATCGTCATACCACCATTGAGTCCATTGAGGAGGTAACCACGCCCGAGGGCCAGAAAAGGTTCTATCATTGCATCAAAACGCCGGTTTGCGACGCCCACGGGGAGGTAATTGGCATTCAGGGATTGCAATGGGACGTCACGGAGCAAAAGCGGGCTGAAGAACGCGTTCGCGCACAAGCCGAACTGCTGGACCTGGCGCACGAGGCCATTCTGGTGCGTGATTTGCAGGGCCGCATCCAATATTGGAACAAGGGCGCCGAGCGCATTTACGGTTGGACCGCCCAGGAAGCCACGGGGCACTCCGCCAGTGAACTGTTTGCTTCACACTCCGATGAGTTTCATCAGCGCCTCGAAGACCTGTGGCGGCAGGGACAATGGCAGGGGGAACTGCGGCACCTGACCAAAGACCGTAGGGAAGTCGTGGTGGCCAGCCGCTGGTCTTTGGTGCGCGATGCCATGGGGCAGCCCAAAGCCATCCTCGTCATTGACACGGACATCACCGAAAAGAAACAGCTCGAGGCCCAATTTTTACGCGCGCAACGCCTGGATGGCATTGGCCAACTGGCCGGCGGCATCGCCCATGATCTCAACAACATCCTCTCCCCCATCCTCATGGGCACCAGCATCCTCAAAGACACCTTGCCCGAGGGGGAAAGCCGCAGCTTGTTGGAGGTGATGGAATCCAGCGCCCGCCGGGGTGCCGGCATTGTCAATCAGATCCTCACGTTTACCCGCGGAATTCAGGGGGAAAAATTGGCGGTGCAAACCCGCCATCTCTTCAAGGAAGTGGAAAACATTTTGCGCGAAACTTTTCCCAAGTCCATTACCACCCGGGTTACCAGCCCCCGCGACTTGCATCTGATCCATGGCAATCCCACGCAACTCCATCAGGTGTTAATTAATCTTTGCGTGAACGCCCGCGATGCCATGCCTCAAGGCGGCCAGCTAACGCTCTCAGCCATGAATGTTGAATTGACCGCCGAGCAGTTGCCCGCCCATCCCGAAGCCCGGCCAGGCAGTTACATTCGATGGACAGTGGAGGATACGGGTAGCGGCATTCCGCCTGAGATAATTGGCCGCATATTTGATCCCTTCTTTACCACCAAGGCCCCCGGAAAGGGCACGGGGCTGGGGCTCTCCACCGTTCTCGGCATCGTGCGCAATCATCAGGGGTTCATCATGGTGCATAGCGAGCTGGGGCGCGGCACCCGTTTTGATATTTATTTCCCGGCTGCTCAGCAGGCGGATGCGCCGTTGCCACCGCCCCCGCCGTTGCCACCGCCGGGCAAGGGTGAACTGATCCTTTTCGTGGATGACGAGGCCAACGTCCGTGAACTGGCCACCACCTTTTTAACGCGCTCCAATTATCGCGTATTGACGGCGCGTGACGGAGCCGAGGCGCTCGATCTGCTTCAGGAAATTCAGGAGCCTGTGCATCTGGTCATCACCGATCTCATCATGCCCAACATGGACGGGCTCGCGCTGGTTCAAGCGTTGAAAGCCCTGCGCCCCAACCTTCCCATTCTGGTGTGCACCGGATACGGCGAGGAAAAACTTACGCAGGGGTTATATGACCTGGGCATATCGGAATTTATCCCCAAGCCTTACTCGGTGCGCGAACTGGCCAACCATGTCCGCCGCGTGCTGAATCATCCCGCCGAGCAGGGCCCCCTACCCTGA
- a CDS encoding PAS domain S-box protein, translating to MKTPSSIMRTSQPPPYERWWRCLFNESEDAQLVYASDGTIQEANRTAIRMLGLSGKEDSLPNLYQMLTSTAAARVAALLQQHVGSQVTLPAVALMVEGQISLLADLQITPLGQGFSLVTIRDATRRWRMESHVQRLVTAMDATPDVVFLTDVEFRLVFVNPSFLRDTGYSIEEALGRPADFLRAAGQEAQWQACREQVRAGREWQGEFVNVRNDGSTYLASVSLAPIFDRKGGFLGCVSFERDITQMRRVQQELQRESAFTRSILNSLDAALYATDTQFRLLHFNEGWKRLPPDHGGLRWSRPPRVGDSLLESVTDAQRQAELRRCFQEVLQTGNSCQFRWAGAEGRHWFVRICPWRVQDQVEGLLYLVTDQTSLHQLLEQFAQAEKVEMTRALTAGVAHGFNEFLQAMSRELEAFPQAAAPETQARFQRMQAAVAQALTLAQQLSALSRPLCEPEAPVDFNVILQEAAQIFQRIHGRQVECRVMPAALPLPVRMERVRAHQLLLILCVNALKAMPQGGTLTLTNTPITLSDAQASKAAARAADGWMRCTVRDTGCGMAPEHLAHIFEPFYTTHTAGQGARWDLAIVQNIMHQAGGFIEVETEPGRGTTFYLYLPLQRCPAWTAAPAASEAFCQTPSL from the coding sequence ATGAAAACGCCGTCATCCATCATGCGCACCAGTCAGCCGCCGCCGTATGAACGGTGGTGGCGCTGTTTGTTCAACGAATCCGAGGACGCGCAACTGGTGTACGCCAGCGATGGCACCATTCAGGAGGCCAATCGCACGGCCATTCGCATGCTCGGCTTGAGTGGCAAGGAAGACTCCCTGCCCAACTTGTACCAGATGTTAACCTCCACCGCCGCCGCCCGCGTGGCCGCCCTGCTGCAGCAGCACGTTGGCAGTCAGGTTACCCTGCCCGCCGTGGCCCTGATGGTGGAGGGACAAATCAGTCTCCTGGCTGATTTACAAATCACTCCTCTGGGCCAGGGCTTCTCCCTGGTGACCATCCGCGATGCCACCCGCCGCTGGCGCATGGAAAGCCATGTGCAACGGCTGGTCACCGCCATGGATGCCACCCCCGATGTGGTATTTCTCACCGATGTCGAATTTCGCCTCGTCTTCGTCAATCCCTCCTTTTTGCGCGACACGGGTTACAGCATTGAGGAAGCCTTGGGCCGCCCCGCTGATTTCTTACGCGCCGCCGGCCAGGAAGCTCAGTGGCAGGCCTGCCGCGAGCAGGTGCGGGCAGGCAGGGAGTGGCAGGGCGAATTTGTCAACGTGCGCAACGATGGCAGCACTTACCTCGCCTCGGTCAGCCTCGCCCCCATTTTTGACCGCAAAGGCGGTTTCCTGGGCTGTGTCAGCTTCGAGCGTGACATCACCCAGATGCGCCGGGTGCAACAGGAATTGCAGCGTGAGTCCGCCTTCACCCGCAGCATTCTGAACAGCCTCGATGCCGCTCTTTACGCCACCGACACCCAATTCCGCCTCCTCCATTTCAATGAGGGTTGGAAGCGCCTGCCCCCCGATCACGGCGGACTGCGCTGGTCGCGCCCCCCTCGGGTGGGTGATTCCCTGTTGGAATCGGTGACCGATGCCCAGCGTCAGGCGGAATTGCGGCGTTGTTTCCAGGAAGTCTTGCAAACCGGCAATTCCTGCCAGTTCCGTTGGGCGGGAGCCGAGGGGCGCCACTGGTTTGTGCGCATTTGTCCGTGGCGGGTGCAGGATCAGGTGGAAGGGCTGCTGTACCTGGTGACGGATCAAACCAGCCTGCATCAATTACTGGAACAATTCGCACAAGCAGAAAAGGTCGAGATGACCCGGGCCCTGACTGCCGGCGTGGCTCACGGTTTCAACGAATTTCTGCAAGCTATGAGCCGCGAACTCGAGGCATTCCCTCAAGCAGCGGCACCCGAGACTCAAGCCCGTTTTCAACGGATGCAAGCAGCCGTCGCACAGGCCCTCACCCTGGCGCAACAACTTTCAGCCTTGAGCCGGCCCCTGTGCGAACCCGAGGCGCCGGTGGACTTCAATGTCATACTGCAGGAAGCTGCCCAAATATTCCAGCGCATCCACGGTCGCCAGGTAGAATGTCGTGTAATGCCTGCCGCCTTGCCCCTGCCCGTACGAATGGAGCGTGTGCGCGCTCACCAATTGTTGCTAATTCTGTGTGTGAACGCCCTGAAGGCGATGCCCCAAGGGGGCACTCTAACCTTGACCAATACTCCCATTACACTCTCGGACGCTCAGGCCTCAAAAGCCGCAGCTCGTGCGGCCGATGGCTGGATGCGTTGTACCGTGCGCGACACCGGCTGCGGTATGGCGCCGGAACATCTGGCCCATATTTTTGAACCATTTTACACCACCCATACCGCCGGGCAGGGCGCCAGGTGGGACCTGGCCATCGTCCAAAACATCATGCACCAGGCGGGTGGCTTTATCGAAGTCGAGACCGAGCCGGGGCGAGGCACTACTTTTTATTTGTATCTGCCGTTGCAGCGCTGCCCTGCGTGGACGGCGGCGCCCGCCGCTTCTGAAGCCTTTTGCCAGACGCCAAGCCTATGA
- a CDS encoding response regulator, whose translation MSEITPHVPEPALHRLLVVDDEEIVLVALQETLRREGYEVVTANNAMTALEILKSTPFSVIITDQQMPGLTGLEMLAEVKKIQPDATRILITAVLDLNTVIDAINKGEIYRFIVKPWLREELLATVKNAVQRYELICRNAVLQATTLAMNEQLRQLNASLKEQVQRVEEQNRALEQNLQRMIELCLHTMQTFYPALGSQARRAYQVCTAMASNLQLPAEQKQSLEVAAWLHDIGLVGVPRRIIKRWQEAPETLTPEERALIHQHPVLGQELASFVHSLQEVGLLIRAHHERYDGQGYPDGLAGEAIPWLARLLAVAVGFAECIHGDLEAVDAIKRGSGTQYDPEAVRVFLRSLPKATVPRKEREVLLSELRPGMVVARGIYTANGLLLIPEGQRLTELAIDKLKNHHRVSPIHQTLLVYC comes from the coding sequence ATGAGCGAGATCACTCCCCATGTCCCGGAGCCGGCTTTGCATCGTCTGCTGGTGGTGGATGATGAGGAAATCGTCCTGGTGGCCCTTCAGGAAACCTTGCGCCGGGAGGGCTATGAAGTGGTCACCGCCAACAATGCCATGACGGCATTGGAAATCCTCAAGTCCACCCCCTTTTCCGTCATTATTACCGATCAACAAATGCCCGGCCTGACCGGGCTGGAAATGCTGGCCGAGGTCAAGAAAATCCAGCCTGACGCCACGCGCATTCTCATCACCGCCGTCCTGGATCTGAACACGGTGATTGATGCCATCAATAAAGGCGAAATCTACCGTTTCATCGTCAAACCCTGGTTGCGCGAAGAGCTCCTGGCCACGGTTAAAAATGCCGTTCAGCGGTACGAGCTGATTTGCCGCAACGCCGTGCTGCAGGCCACCACCCTGGCCATGAATGAGCAACTGCGGCAGCTCAATGCTTCCTTGAAGGAACAGGTGCAACGGGTGGAGGAACAGAACCGCGCGCTGGAACAAAACCTGCAGCGGATGATCGAACTGTGTCTGCACACCATGCAGACCTTTTATCCGGCACTGGGCAGCCAGGCACGACGGGCCTATCAGGTATGCACGGCCATGGCGTCCAACCTGCAACTGCCGGCCGAGCAGAAACAATCCCTCGAGGTGGCCGCCTGGCTGCATGATATCGGGCTGGTGGGCGTCCCCCGCCGCATCATCAAACGCTGGCAGGAAGCTCCCGAAACCCTGACTCCCGAGGAACGCGCCCTGATTCACCAGCACCCGGTCCTGGGCCAGGAGCTGGCCAGTTTTGTGCACAGTCTCCAGGAGGTGGGGTTGCTGATTCGGGCGCATCACGAGCGTTATGACGGTCAGGGCTATCCCGACGGCCTGGCGGGCGAAGCCATCCCCTGGCTGGCGCGTTTGCTGGCCGTCGCCGTGGGCTTCGCGGAGTGTATTCACGGGGATCTGGAGGCGGTGGACGCCATCAAGCGCGGCAGTGGCACCCAGTATGATCCTGAAGCCGTGCGCGTTTTCCTGCGCAGCCTGCCCAAGGCCACGGTGCCCCGCAAGGAGCGCGAGGTGCTGCTCTCCGAGCTGCGGCCCGGCATGGTGGTGGCCCGCGGCATTTACACCGCCAATGGGCTGTTGCTCATCCCGGAGGGGCAACGCCTGACGGAGCTGGCCATAGACAAGCTGAAAAACCACCACCGGGTCAGTCCCATTCACCAAACGTTGCTGGTGTATTGTTAA
- a CDS encoding ATP-binding protein: MNAETKDLNILPRQAGLDLPLGWLEHGTAVINADGLILSASPELMNWLGLPQDKVRPHSLRSVLVQLFPDWEAPLCDWEKRRLPFDRLLLCARKNHPPHWLVLESARHEELCFVRLSSTLPPLNELAEGAWDEQLRSEEARRQMFMRMARAEARLHHLMHHWPGIIYSQRADFSFSFISPQMEILTGVPLAEWRVQPGRFWQVIHEADVEELRQQIRQAAASGQPVTTTFRLRHQQSGRVFYILEHRQPVLTEQGLVLGYEGVWLDITRQTIAENRLTTASWKEALSVLMMGLAHDFSNLMAGIHSLTETLGVQLEENQHPCREYVKLIQNSTRQATHLVQRIMRLQHGKIGERSYEDLNALMADLQDLLAKVVSRRVQVKSRWSEGQLPIYVDPVEFRQVVVNLALNAAEAMPQGGTLTLETCRHASMPAHEVAVGTIPRGPCVCLSVSDTGCGIKSSVLPLIFDPFFSTKSANKGSGLGLYNARLFVERHHGAISVESVEGKGSTFRIWLPEADFTEAERQKAQKAPMRLLVVGDLPAQTQAAAELLRQNGYSVVTAASAEQAREMLTSVVARFAGVVLLCGQESGWVGDLLAWMQANRQHEKTILHVVGRNLDEMDTAFLNRADLVITEDLRTATTLNRMHNLLHPQAEGRL; the protein is encoded by the coding sequence ATGAACGCCGAGACCAAAGACTTGAACATACTCCCGCGGCAGGCGGGCTTGGATTTGCCGTTGGGATGGTTGGAGCACGGGACAGCCGTAATCAATGCGGATGGCCTTATCCTTTCGGCCAGTCCCGAGCTGATGAACTGGCTGGGACTGCCCCAGGACAAGGTCCGCCCCCATTCCCTGCGGTCGGTTCTCGTTCAATTATTCCCGGATTGGGAGGCGCCTTTATGCGACTGGGAAAAACGCCGGCTGCCCTTTGACCGGCTGCTGCTTTGTGCCAGGAAAAACCATCCCCCCCATTGGCTGGTGTTGGAATCTGCACGGCATGAGGAGTTGTGTTTCGTCCGGCTCTCTTCCACGCTTCCGCCGCTGAATGAACTGGCCGAGGGCGCTTGGGATGAACAGCTCCGCTCCGAGGAGGCCCGCCGCCAAATGTTCATGCGCATGGCAAGGGCCGAGGCGCGTTTGCATCATCTGATGCATCATTGGCCAGGTATCATTTACAGTCAGCGTGCTGATTTTTCCTTTTCCTTTATCAGCCCCCAGATGGAAATCCTGACCGGTGTGCCTCTGGCTGAATGGCGCGTTCAACCGGGGCGTTTCTGGCAGGTCATTCACGAGGCGGATGTGGAGGAGCTGCGCCAGCAAATCCGCCAGGCGGCCGCTTCCGGTCAACCCGTTACTACCACCTTCCGTCTCCGCCATCAGCAAAGCGGGCGGGTCTTCTACATTCTTGAGCATCGGCAGCCGGTCTTGACTGAGCAGGGCTTGGTGCTGGGTTATGAAGGCGTGTGGCTCGACATCACCCGGCAGACCATCGCCGAGAATCGCCTCACCACGGCTTCCTGGAAAGAGGCCTTGAGTGTCCTGATGATGGGATTGGCCCATGATTTTAGCAACTTGATGGCTGGCATCCATTCGCTGACTGAAACCTTGGGAGTGCAGTTGGAGGAGAACCAGCATCCCTGCCGGGAGTACGTCAAATTGATCCAAAACAGCACCCGGCAGGCCACGCACTTGGTGCAGCGCATCATGCGCCTTCAGCATGGAAAGATTGGTGAACGCAGCTACGAGGATCTCAATGCGCTGATGGCTGATCTGCAGGATTTGCTGGCCAAGGTGGTTTCGCGTCGGGTCCAGGTCAAGTCGAGGTGGTCAGAGGGCCAACTGCCCATTTACGTGGATCCCGTGGAATTTCGGCAGGTGGTGGTCAATCTGGCCTTGAACGCTGCGGAAGCCATGCCCCAGGGGGGCACGCTCACTCTTGAGACCTGCCGCCACGCCTCCATGCCGGCGCATGAGGTTGCGGTGGGCACAATCCCTCGCGGCCCTTGTGTCTGCCTCAGTGTCAGCGATACCGGTTGCGGCATTAAATCCTCGGTGTTACCGCTGATTTTCGACCCCTTTTTCTCCACCAAATCGGCCAACAAAGGTTCCGGGCTGGGCCTGTATAACGCGCGTTTATTTGTGGAAAGACATCACGGCGCCATCTCGGTGGAGTCTGTGGAGGGCAAGGGCAGCACCTTCCGCATCTGGCTTCCGGAGGCGGATTTCACCGAGGCCGAACGACAGAAGGCCCAGAAGGCCCCCATGCGTTTGTTGGTGGTGGGCGACCTGCCCGCCCAGACTCAGGCTGCCGCCGAGTTGTTGCGCCAGAACGGCTATTCCGTGGTGACCGCCGCCTCGGCGGAGCAGGCACGGGAAATGTTAACTTCCGTGGTGGCCCGCTTTGCCGGAGTCGTATTGCTTTGCGGCCAGGAATCGGGCTGGGTGGGCGATCTGTTGGCGTGGATGCAGGCCAACCGGCAGCATGAAAAAACCATTCTCCATGTGGTGGGCCGGAATCTGGATGAAATGGACACCGCCTTCCTGAACCGGGCCGACCTGGTCATCACGGAGGATTTGAGGACGGCCACGACGTTGAACCGGATGCACAACCTGCTGCATCCCCAAGCGGAGGGGCGCTTATGA
- a CDS encoding response regulator, translating to MSEPTQKKRVLLVDDERMVLNVYQTALRRASPQWEVEVAESGPKALEMMQNQAYDIVVTDMRMPEMSGAQFLAEVQQRHPATARVVLTGYTEQERVLQSIGSVHQWLSKPCNVKTLQNTLARIFDLQAHIHEPWIKEMAGKIRSLPSLPDLFFRVLDELQTPYSTPEQIASFVCRDAGMTARLLQLVNSAFFGFSQPVRDVTEAVQLLGVGTVRALALSMKVFSCFDVKDYPGLDAHKLYYESLVVGTLARNLLAVDSAETPEQEAAFTAGLLRGVGCLVLATTLKETYAGLLSEAVRSRHPLPEVEHKALGITHAEVGAYLMGLWGLPVQITEAIGFQYRPSSSANRGLNALTGLHVAQAIVGASHAHDSLQLSVPLDEAYLRECGLEQHLPRWQALFHQRDRQTPN from the coding sequence ATGTCTGAACCAACACAGAAAAAACGGGTGCTCTTGGTGGACGACGAGCGCATGGTGCTCAATGTGTACCAGACCGCCCTCCGACGCGCTTCCCCGCAATGGGAAGTCGAAGTCGCCGAGAGCGGCCCCAAGGCGCTGGAAATGATGCAAAACCAAGCCTATGACATCGTCGTCACCGACATGCGCATGCCAGAGATGAGTGGCGCCCAATTCTTGGCAGAAGTCCAGCAACGTCATCCGGCCACTGCGCGGGTGGTGCTCACCGGCTACACCGAGCAGGAGCGGGTGTTGCAAAGCATCGGCTCGGTTCATCAATGGCTCAGCAAGCCGTGCAATGTCAAAACTCTGCAAAACACCTTGGCCCGCATCTTTGACCTGCAGGCACACATCCATGAGCCATGGATCAAGGAAATGGCCGGCAAAATCCGTTCTCTGCCTTCCCTGCCTGATCTATTTTTCCGGGTGCTTGATGAATTACAAACCCCGTATTCCACCCCCGAACAAATTGCTTCTTTTGTCTGCCGCGATGCCGGCATGACGGCACGCCTGCTGCAATTGGTGAACTCGGCCTTCTTTGGCTTTTCGCAGCCCGTTCGTGACGTTACCGAGGCTGTCCAGCTTCTTGGCGTGGGCACAGTGCGCGCCCTGGCGCTTTCCATGAAGGTTTTTTCCTGTTTCGATGTCAAAGACTACCCCGGCTTGGATGCCCACAAGCTCTATTATGAAAGCCTGGTGGTAGGCACCTTGGCGCGGAATCTTCTGGCGGTGGATTCAGCGGAGACGCCAGAACAGGAGGCCGCCTTTACCGCCGGCCTGCTCCGGGGCGTGGGATGTCTCGTGTTGGCCACCACCTTGAAAGAGACCTACGCCGGGCTGTTGAGCGAGGCCGTCCGATCTCGCCATCCGCTTCCCGAAGTGGAACACAAAGCCCTGGGCATCACCCATGCGGAGGTTGGCGCCTACTTGATGGGCTTGTGGGGGTTGCCGGTCCAAATCACGGAAGCCATCGGTTTTCAATATCGGCCCTCAAGCTCGGCCAACCGCGGTCTGAATGCTTTGACGGGCTTGCATGTCGCCCAGGCTATTGTCGGAGCCTCGCATGCCCATGACTCCCTGCAACTCTCAGTGCCTCTGGATGAGGCCTATTTGCGCGAATGCGGACTGGAGCAGCATCTGCCCCGCTGGCAGGCGCTTTTCCACCAACGGGATCGGCAGACACCCAACTAA